In a single window of the Streptomyces sp. NBC_00353 genome:
- a CDS encoding hydrogen peroxide-inducible genes activator, translated as MAQSNQGNRPKQPSLSQLRAFAAVAEHLHFRDAAAAIGMSQPALSGAVSALEETLGVQLIERTTRKVLLSPAGERLAVRAGVVLEAVGELMEEAEAVRAPFTGVLRLGVIPTVAPYLLPTVLRLVHDRYPELDLQVHEEQTSSLLEGLAAGRLDLLLLAVPLGVPQVTELPLFDEDFVLVMERSHWLGGRADIPREALRELPLLLLDEGHCLRDQALDICREAGRTEGAPVTTTAAGLSTLVQLVAGGLGVTLLPRTAVTVETARNDALATGYFADPAPSRRVALGMRTGAARHGEFEEFAAALREAMRPLPVRVTAAT; from the coding sequence GTGGCGCAGAGCAACCAGGGCAATCGACCCAAACAACCGAGTCTGTCGCAGCTGCGTGCCTTCGCGGCCGTGGCGGAGCACCTGCACTTCAGGGACGCGGCGGCAGCAATCGGGATGAGTCAGCCCGCGCTCTCCGGAGCCGTGTCCGCGCTGGAGGAGACACTCGGTGTCCAGCTCATCGAGCGTACGACGCGCAAGGTGCTGCTCTCGCCCGCCGGGGAGCGGCTGGCGGTGCGGGCCGGGGTGGTGCTGGAGGCCGTCGGTGAGCTGATGGAGGAGGCCGAGGCGGTCCGGGCGCCGTTCACCGGAGTGCTCAGGCTCGGCGTGATTCCGACCGTCGCCCCGTATCTGCTGCCGACCGTGCTGCGGCTGGTCCACGACCGCTACCCGGAGCTCGACCTCCAGGTGCACGAGGAGCAGACGTCGTCGCTGCTGGAGGGGCTGGCCGCAGGCCGGCTGGACCTGCTGCTGCTCGCCGTGCCGCTCGGGGTGCCCCAGGTGACCGAACTCCCGCTCTTCGACGAGGACTTCGTGCTCGTCATGGAGCGCAGCCACTGGCTGGGCGGTCGGGCCGACATTCCGCGCGAGGCGCTGCGCGAGCTGCCGCTGCTGCTGCTCGACGAGGGGCACTGTCTGCGCGACCAGGCGCTGGACATCTGCCGGGAGGCGGGGCGCACGGAGGGGGCGCCGGTGACCACGACTGCGGCCGGGCTCTCCACGTTGGTACAGCTGGTCGCGGGTGGGCTCGGGGTGACGCTGCTGCCGCGTACCGCCGTCACCGTGGAGACCGCCCGCAACGACGCGCTGGCCACCGGCTATTTCGCGGATCCCGCGCCGTCGCGGCGGGTGGCGCTGGGGATGCGGACCGGGGCGGCGCGGCACGGCGAGTTCGAGGAGTTCGCCGCCGCACTGCGTGAGGCGATGCGGCCGCTGCCGGTACGGGTGACCGCAGCCACGTGA
- a CDS encoding alkyl hydroperoxide reductase, whose protein sequence is MALDELKAAVPDFAKDLKLNLGSVIGNSELPQQQLWGTVLACAIASRSPKVLRELEPEAKANLSAEAYTAAKSAAAIMAMNNVFYRTRHLLSDPEYGTLRAGLRMNVIGKPGVEKIDFELWSLAVSAINGCGQCLDSHEQVLRKAGVDRETIQEAVKIASVIQAVGVTLDAEAVLAEQ, encoded by the coding sequence ATGGCACTCGATGAACTGAAGGCCGCCGTCCCGGACTTCGCCAAGGACCTCAAGCTGAACCTCGGTTCGGTCATCGGGAACAGCGAACTCCCGCAGCAGCAGCTCTGGGGCACCGTCCTCGCCTGCGCGATCGCCTCGCGCTCGCCGAAGGTGCTGCGCGAGCTGGAGCCGGAGGCCAAGGCCAACCTCTCCGCCGAGGCGTACACCGCGGCGAAGTCGGCCGCCGCCATCATGGCGATGAACAACGTCTTCTACCGGACCCGGCACCTGCTGTCGGACCCCGAGTACGGGACGCTCCGTGCGGGCCTGCGGATGAACGTCATCGGCAAGCCGGGCGTGGAGAAGATCGACTTCGAACTGTGGTCGCTCGCCGTCTCCGCGATCAACGGCTGCGGTCAGTGCCTGGACTCCCACGAGCAGGTGCTGCGCAAGGCCGGCGTGGACCGTGAGACCATTCAGGAAGCCGTCAAGATTGCCTCGGTGATCCAGGCGGTCGGCGTGACCCTCGATGCCGAGGCCGTGCTCGCCGAGCAGTAA
- a CDS encoding peroxiredoxin produces the protein MLTVGDKFPEFDLTACVSLESGKEFEQINHKTYEGQWKIVFAWPKDFTFVCPTEIAAFGKLNDEFADRDAQILGFSGDSEFVHHAWRKDHPDLTDLPFPMMADSKHELMRDLGIEGEDGFAQRAVFIVDPNNEIQFTMVTAGSVGRNPKEVLRVLDALQTDELCPCNWTKGENTLDPVALLSGE, from the coding sequence GTGCTCACTGTCGGTGACAAGTTCCCCGAGTTCGACCTGACTGCTTGTGTCTCGCTGGAGAGCGGCAAGGAGTTCGAGCAGATCAACCACAAGACCTACGAGGGTCAGTGGAAGATCGTCTTCGCATGGCCGAAGGACTTCACCTTCGTGTGCCCCACCGAGATCGCCGCCTTCGGCAAGCTGAACGACGAGTTCGCCGACCGTGACGCCCAGATCCTCGGCTTCTCCGGCGACTCCGAGTTCGTGCACCACGCCTGGCGCAAGGACCACCCGGACCTGACCGACCTGCCCTTCCCGATGATGGCCGACTCGAAGCACGAGCTCATGCGTGACCTCGGCATCGAGGGCGAGGACGGCTTCGCCCAGCGCGCCGTCTTCATCGTCGACCCGAACAACGAGATCCAGTTCACGATGGTGACCGCCGGTTCCGTGGGCCGTAACCCCAAGGAGGTCCTCCGGGTCCTCGACGCCCTGCAGACCGACGAGCTGTGCCCGTGCAACTGGACCAAGGGCGAGAACACCCTGGACCCGGTCGCGCTCCTCTCGGGCGAGTGA
- a CDS encoding alkaline phosphatase, with amino-acid sequence MNRRVRSARWGAPVAAAVVAAVATMVLNPTLGASAVAPQSAAKAKAPTAKNVIFINGDGMGASMREAARLNLSGLEGQLAMDRLTASGQLTTTPRDPKTVVTDSAAAATAWATGEKTYNGAISVDVNGNPLATLGQQAKAAGKATGLVTTAQVTDASPAAFFANTADRGQQDEIARQYLDVSKPDVILGGGEDWWLPAGTPGAFKDKPAEDTTEGSRGTKGNLIKKAQKAGYSYVNSASGLSKAKNGKLLGLFSNEEMFQQRPEGQGDVYSPVVDLGTMTSKALSSLDKNKKGFFLMVEEEGTDEFAHSNNGTRVLQSMQQLEKAVAAARAYIATHPDTLLVVTGDHETGGLSVEEVDANDESGDAISAEDGPFSIRGSDRKFTIDWTTSGHTSVDVPVTASGPLSDSFSGKHPNTYVHDVLKQVLAPRR; translated from the coding sequence GTGAACAGACGCGTGCGTAGTGCGCGATGGGGAGCACCCGTCGCTGCGGCCGTCGTGGCCGCGGTCGCCACGATGGTGCTCAACCCGACGCTGGGTGCGTCGGCCGTTGCCCCGCAGTCGGCGGCGAAGGCGAAAGCCCCCACGGCGAAGAACGTCATCTTCATCAACGGTGACGGCATGGGTGCCTCGATGCGCGAGGCAGCGAGGCTCAACCTCTCCGGCCTGGAAGGCCAGCTGGCGATGGACCGCCTCACGGCGTCCGGCCAGCTCACCACCACCCCGCGGGACCCGAAGACCGTCGTGACGGACTCCGCCGCGGCGGCGACCGCGTGGGCCACGGGCGAGAAGACCTACAACGGCGCGATCAGCGTCGACGTCAACGGCAACCCGCTGGCGACCCTCGGCCAGCAGGCCAAGGCGGCCGGCAAGGCCACCGGCCTGGTGACCACCGCGCAGGTCACCGACGCGTCCCCGGCGGCGTTCTTCGCCAACACCGCGGACCGCGGACAGCAGGACGAGATCGCCCGTCAGTACCTGGACGTCAGCAAGCCCGACGTCATCCTGGGCGGCGGCGAGGACTGGTGGCTGCCGGCCGGTACGCCGGGCGCGTTCAAGGACAAGCCGGCGGAGGACACGACCGAGGGCAGCCGCGGCACCAAGGGCAACCTGATCAAGAAGGCCCAGAAGGCCGGTTACTCGTACGTCAACAGTGCGAGCGGGCTGAGCAAGGCCAAGAACGGCAAGCTCCTCGGGCTGTTCAGCAACGAGGAGATGTTCCAGCAGCGCCCCGAGGGCCAGGGCGACGTCTACAGCCCGGTCGTGGACCTCGGCACGATGACCAGCAAGGCCCTGAGCAGCCTGGACAAGAACAAGAAGGGCTTCTTCCTCATGGTCGAGGAGGAAGGCACCGACGAGTTCGCGCACTCCAACAACGGCACGCGCGTCCTGCAGTCGATGCAGCAGCTGGAGAAGGCCGTCGCGGCGGCCCGCGCGTACATCGCGACGCACCCCGACACGCTGCTGGTCGTCACCGGTGACCACGAGACCGGCGGTCTCTCGGTCGAGGAGGTCGACGCCAACGACGAGTCCGGGGACGCCATCTCCGCCGAGGACGGTCCGTTCTCGATCCGCGGCAGCGACCGCAAGTTCACCATCGACTGGACCACGTCGGGGCACACCAGCGTGGACGTGCCCGTGACGGCGAGCGGTCCGCTCTCCGACAGCTTCTCGGGCAAGCACCCGAACACGTACGTGCACGACGTACTCAAGCAGGTGCTGGCACCGCGCCGCTGA
- a CDS encoding ABC transporter permease, whose product MTLLEPKKVPAAEQPRPAEPSRAIALLRDLGLGIRFASSGGREGWTRTVLTAVGVGLGVALLLVASSVPHLLDQRSGRDQARAEARVSRDDTVPKSDSTVLRISTESEYRGRSVGGFLMRPEGAHPVTPPGVANLPGPDEMVVSPALEELLHSPEGSLLKERLPYRITGTIDDPGLISPSELLYYAGSDTLTPAAGGHRLAGYGARDPSEPLSPALVVLTIMICVVLLVPVAIFIATAVRFGGDRRDRRLAALRLVGADIRTTRRIAAGEALFGAVLGLLAGLVLFLVGRQFMGAVEVWDFSAFPADLVPAPWLAAMIAVAVPVAAVLVTLTALRSVVIEPLGVVRNSRSRRRRFWWRLLMPVAGVAVLALTGKVDENTAVNPYPIAGGAVLVLVGLALLLPWLVEACVNRLHGGPVPWQLATRRLQLSSGTASRAVSGITVAVAGAVALQMLFAAMGDDFNRVTGQDPSRAQFTTFSENVTGDAATRTIKEFRATKGVQAVIGTVEVYVTRPGKYEGDIRPTTSLSIGDCATLRELARIGSCKEGDAFVVHPRNNKEMATWMDRTARKGKEVEISSSIEPDGVKSKRWTLPADAPTVVSRRDPMGEDHWGIMATVGAVDPSTLPGATVNAQIKVDESVPDVSEYVRNTAARIDPGMRVDSLHSVTRDRQYASVQTGLQVGATVTLLLIAASMLVSQLEQLRERRRLLSVLVAFGTRRTTLGWSVLWQTAVPVLIGLVVAVAGGLGLGAVMIRMIAKKVTDWWLFLPMVGAGTALILLVTLVSLPLLWRLMRPDGLRTE is encoded by the coding sequence ATGACGCTGCTCGAACCGAAGAAGGTCCCGGCAGCCGAGCAACCCCGGCCCGCCGAGCCCTCCCGCGCGATCGCCCTGCTGCGCGATCTCGGCCTCGGTATCCGGTTCGCCTCCTCCGGCGGGCGTGAAGGCTGGACCCGCACCGTGCTCACCGCGGTCGGCGTGGGACTCGGCGTGGCACTGCTGCTGGTCGCCTCCTCCGTACCGCATCTGCTCGATCAGCGTTCCGGCCGCGATCAGGCCCGCGCCGAGGCGCGCGTCTCACGCGACGACACCGTCCCGAAGTCGGACTCCACGGTGCTGCGGATCAGTACGGAGTCCGAATACCGCGGCCGCTCCGTCGGGGGCTTCCTGATGCGCCCGGAGGGAGCTCACCCGGTCACCCCGCCCGGTGTGGCGAACTTGCCCGGCCCGGACGAGATGGTCGTCTCGCCCGCTCTGGAGGAGCTGCTGCACTCCCCGGAGGGCAGTCTCCTCAAGGAGCGGCTGCCGTACCGGATCACCGGCACGATCGACGACCCGGGCCTGATCTCCCCGAGCGAACTGCTCTACTACGCGGGCAGCGACACCCTGACCCCCGCCGCGGGCGGCCACCGGCTGGCCGGTTACGGCGCCCGTGACCCGTCCGAGCCGCTGTCTCCCGCCCTCGTCGTCCTGACCATCATGATCTGCGTCGTCCTGCTGGTGCCGGTCGCGATCTTCATCGCGACGGCCGTGCGCTTCGGCGGGGACCGCCGCGACCGCAGGCTCGCCGCGCTGCGCCTGGTCGGCGCGGACATCCGGACGACGCGCCGGATCGCGGCCGGTGAGGCGCTCTTCGGCGCGGTACTCGGCCTGCTGGCGGGCCTGGTCCTCTTCCTGGTGGGACGTCAGTTCATGGGCGCCGTCGAGGTGTGGGACTTCAGCGCCTTCCCCGCCGATCTGGTCCCGGCCCCCTGGCTGGCGGCGATGATCGCGGTGGCGGTACCGGTGGCGGCTGTGCTCGTCACCCTGACCGCCCTGCGCTCGGTGGTGATCGAACCGCTCGGCGTCGTACGCAACAGCCGCAGCCGCAGGCGCCGGTTCTGGTGGCGGCTGCTGATGCCGGTCGCGGGAGTGGCGGTACTCGCGCTGACCGGAAAGGTCGACGAGAACACCGCCGTCAATCCGTATCCGATCGCCGGTGGCGCGGTGCTGGTCCTGGTGGGGCTCGCACTGCTGCTGCCGTGGCTGGTCGAGGCGTGTGTGAATCGGCTGCACGGCGGCCCGGTGCCCTGGCAGCTCGCGACCCGCAGGCTCCAGCTGAGCAGCGGAACGGCGTCCCGTGCGGTCAGCGGCATCACGGTCGCGGTGGCGGGCGCGGTGGCGCTGCAGATGCTGTTCGCCGCGATGGGCGACGACTTCAACCGGGTGACGGGGCAGGATCCCTCGCGGGCCCAGTTCACGACGTTCTCCGAGAACGTGACCGGTGACGCGGCCACGCGCACCATCAAGGAGTTCCGGGCCACCAAGGGCGTGCAGGCCGTCATCGGCACGGTCGAGGTGTACGTCACCCGGCCGGGGAAGTACGAGGGCGACATCCGGCCCACCACCTCACTGTCCATCGGCGACTGCGCGACCCTGCGCGAGCTCGCCCGGATCGGCTCCTGCAAGGAGGGCGACGCCTTCGTCGTCCACCCCAGGAACAACAAGGAGATGGCCACCTGGATGGACCGGACGGCTCGCAAGGGCAAGGAGGTCGAGATCAGCTCGTCCATCGAGCCGGACGGCGTGAAGTCGAAGCGGTGGACCCTGCCCGCCGACGCCCCGACCGTCGTCTCCCGCCGCGACCCGATGGGCGAGGACCACTGGGGCATCATGGCCACGGTCGGCGCGGTCGACCCGAGTACGCTGCCCGGCGCGACGGTCAACGCGCAGATCAAGGTCGACGAGAGCGTCCCGGACGTCTCCGAGTACGTACGGAACACGGCGGCCAGGATCGACCCCGGCATGCGCGTCGACTCCCTGCATTCGGTGACGCGCGACCGGCAGTACGCGAGCGTGCAGACCGGCCTCCAGGTCGGCGCGACCGTGACCCTGCTGCTGATCGCCGCCTCGATGCTGGTCTCCCAGCTGGAGCAGTTGCGGGAGCGCAGACGTCTGCTGTCGGTCCTGGTCGCCTTCGGCACCCGGCGGACCACCCTCGGCTGGTCGGTGCTCTGGCAGACCGCCGTACCGGTGCTCATCGGCCTGGTGGTGGCGGTCGCGGGCGGCCTCGGGCTCGGCGCGGTGATGATCAGGATGATCGCCAAGAAGGTGACCGACTGGTGGCTGTTCCTGCCGATGGTGGGGGCCGGCACCGCACTGATCCTGCTGGTCACCCTGGTCTCGCTGCCACTGCTGTGGCGGCTCATGCGACCGGACGGCCTGCGGACGGAATGA
- a CDS encoding PadR family transcriptional regulator: protein MSIGHTLLGLLESGPRHGYDLKRTFDEKFGHDRPLHYGQVYSTMSRLLKNGLVEVDGIESGGGPERKRYAITEAGITDVTGWLAQPEKPEPYLQSTLYTKVVLALLTGRSAEALLDTQRAEHLRLMRILTDRKRGGDLADQLICDHALFHLEADLRWLELTAARLDRLAREVAA from the coding sequence ATGTCTATCGGCCACACCCTGCTCGGACTCCTCGAGTCCGGCCCCCGCCACGGCTACGACCTCAAGCGCACATTCGACGAGAAGTTCGGCCACGACCGCCCCCTGCACTACGGCCAGGTCTACTCGACCATGTCCCGCCTCCTCAAGAACGGCCTCGTCGAGGTCGACGGCATAGAGAGCGGCGGCGGACCCGAGCGCAAGCGGTACGCCATCACCGAGGCCGGTATCACCGATGTCACCGGCTGGCTCGCCCAGCCCGAGAAGCCGGAGCCGTACCTCCAGTCGACGCTGTACACCAAGGTCGTCCTGGCCCTGCTCACCGGCCGCAGCGCCGAAGCCCTCCTGGACACGCAGCGCGCCGAGCACCTGCGCCTCATGCGCATCCTCACCGACCGCAAGCGCGGCGGCGACCTCGCAGACCAGCTGATCTGCGACCACGCCCTGTTCCATCTGGAGGCCGACCTCCGCTGGCTGGAACTGACCGCCGCCCGGCTCGACCGTCTCGCCCGCGAGGTCGCCGCATGA
- a CDS encoding transglycosylase domain-containing protein: MGRADARRAQQRGARRAAKSGGIRGLFTWRKMLGTFFGFCLLIMGAFVALYLYVDIPKANALAERQSNVYQYSDGTVLTRTGDGVNRQIVDLAEVPKEVQHTFVAAENKTFYKDQGVDLKGTARGILNTLSGKGKQGGSTITQQYVKNYYLTQDPTVSRKLKELVISLKVDQKKDKNYILAGYINTAYYGRGASGIQAAAQAYYGVDAKDLNVSQGAYLAALLQAPSQYDWAVATPTGRRLVKERWAYTLDNMVEMHWLDKAQRDTLKFPVPDKPKPARGMEGQTGYLVEAANKELDKQGITGDMRQAGGWTFTLNIDKKRQKQLEASVDRQLESKLDRKGNKVDATVQAGATSVDPKTGAVVALYGGVDYVKHYISNATRRDYQPASTFKPLVLASALENEAKTQDGDLIGVNTRYDGTSKRPVVGSDTPFAPENEDNRSYGDVTVQTAMNKSINSVFAQMVVDVGPPAVKETALALGVPDQNFPERPAITLGTMNASTWDMAGAYATLDNHGRKVTPFIVKSAKHRDRTVDPVKGIGDQVISRKSADTVTSVLRGVVDSGSGQAANTSAYEAAGKTGTSENNKSALFAGYTPELTTVVALFGESPKDGGGQVSLTGTANSGRANGGGFPAQIWADYTLGALGGGSSAQFDLQDVERGEVSVPASPSTSPSTSESADPSPTESSDLPSQSPIETPSDSASQSPIETPSESPVLPSESPVLPGGGGNSGRPGNNNSLNQ, encoded by the coding sequence ATGGGTCGAGCGGATGCGCGACGAGCCCAGCAGCGCGGAGCGCGGCGGGCCGCGAAGAGCGGCGGCATACGCGGACTCTTCACCTGGCGGAAGATGCTGGGCACGTTCTTCGGGTTCTGCCTGCTGATCATGGGCGCCTTCGTGGCGCTCTACCTGTATGTGGACATACCCAAGGCCAACGCCCTGGCCGAGCGGCAGAGCAACGTCTACCAGTACAGCGACGGCACAGTGCTGACCCGGACCGGTGACGGGGTCAACCGCCAGATCGTGGACCTCGCCGAGGTCCCCAAGGAGGTGCAGCACACCTTCGTCGCCGCCGAGAACAAGACGTTCTACAAGGACCAGGGCGTCGACCTGAAGGGCACCGCGCGCGGCATCCTCAACACGCTCTCCGGCAAGGGCAAGCAGGGTGGCTCGACCATCACCCAGCAGTACGTGAAGAACTACTACCTGACGCAGGACCCGACGGTCAGCCGCAAGCTCAAAGAGCTGGTGATCTCGCTCAAGGTCGACCAGAAGAAGGACAAGAACTACATCCTCGCCGGGTACATCAACACCGCGTACTACGGACGCGGCGCGAGCGGGATCCAGGCCGCGGCGCAGGCCTACTACGGGGTCGACGCCAAGGACCTCAACGTTTCCCAGGGTGCCTATCTGGCCGCGCTGCTCCAGGCCCCGAGCCAGTACGACTGGGCGGTCGCGACGCCCACCGGCCGCAGGCTCGTCAAGGAGCGCTGGGCCTACACGCTCGACAACATGGTCGAGATGCACTGGCTCGACAAGGCCCAGCGCGACACCCTGAAGTTCCCCGTCCCGGACAAGCCCAAGCCCGCCCGCGGCATGGAGGGCCAGACCGGATACCTCGTCGAGGCCGCCAACAAGGAGCTCGACAAGCAGGGCATCACGGGGGACATGCGGCAGGCCGGCGGCTGGACCTTCACCCTCAACATCGACAAGAAGCGGCAGAAGCAGCTGGAGGCGTCGGTCGACCGCCAGCTGGAGTCCAAGCTGGACCGCAAGGGCAACAAGGTCGACGCGACCGTCCAGGCGGGTGCCACCTCCGTCGACCCGAAGACCGGCGCAGTCGTCGCGCTCTACGGCGGGGTGGACTACGTCAAGCACTACATCTCCAACGCCACGCGTCGGGACTACCAGCCCGCCTCCACCTTCAAGCCGCTGGTGCTCGCCTCCGCGCTGGAGAACGAGGCGAAAACCCAGGACGGCGATCTGATCGGCGTCAACACCCGCTACGACGGCACCAGCAAGCGGCCGGTCGTGGGCAGCGACACCCCGTTCGCCCCGGAGAACGAGGACAACCGGAGCTACGGTGACGTCACCGTGCAGACCGCGATGAACAAGTCGATCAACTCGGTCTTCGCGCAGATGGTGGTCGACGTCGGCCCGCCCGCGGTGAAGGAGACCGCGCTGGCGCTCGGTGTGCCGGACCAGAACTTCCCCGAGCGCCCCGCCATCACACTGGGCACGATGAACGCCTCGACCTGGGACATGGCGGGCGCGTACGCCACGCTCGACAACCACGGCCGGAAGGTCACCCCGTTCATCGTGAAGTCCGCCAAGCACCGGGACCGCACGGTCGACCCGGTCAAGGGCATCGGGGATCAGGTGATCAGCCGCAAGTCCGCCGACACCGTGACCTCCGTCCTGAGGGGCGTCGTGGACAGCGGCTCCGGCCAGGCGGCCAACACCTCGGCCTACGAGGCGGCGGGCAAGACGGGCACCTCGGAGAACAACAAGTCCGCCCTGTTCGCGGGCTACACCCCGGAGCTCACCACGGTCGTGGCGCTCTTCGGTGAATCCCCCAAGGACGGCGGCGGCCAGGTCAGTCTGACCGGTACCGCCAACTCCGGCCGGGCCAACGGCGGCGGCTTCCCGGCGCAGATCTGGGCGGACTACACCCTCGGTGCGCTGGGCGGCGGCTCCAGCGCCCAGTTCGATCTTCAGGACGTGGAGCGCGGTGAGGTCTCCGTGCCGGCCAGCCCGTCGACGAGCCCCTCGACGTCGGAGAGCGCCGACCCGTCGCCGACCGAGTCGTCGGACCTGCCTTCGCAGAGCCCGATCGAGACGCCCAGCGATTCGGCCAGTCAGTCGCCCATCGAGACGCCGAGCGAGTCCCCCGTCCTGCCGAGCGAGTCCCCCGTCCTGCCGGGTGGGGGAGGGAACTCCGGGCGGCCGGGAAACAACAACTCGCTCAATCAGTGA
- a CDS encoding ABC transporter ATP-binding protein: MTPAGSLLVARDLRKSYGSTPALDGASFSVHPGEIVAVLGPSGSGKSTLLHCLAGIVTPDSGTVTYAGRELSAMSDAERSALRRSDFGFVFQFGQLVPELTCVENVALPLRLSGTRRKDAERTALRWMERLEVDDLGAKRPGEVSGGQGQRVAIARALVSSPKVIFADEPTGALDSLNGERVMQLLGEAARSADVAVVLVTHEARVAAYSDRDVTVRDGRARDLEHTA, encoded by the coding sequence ATGACCCCCGCCGGCTCCCTCCTCGTAGCCCGCGACCTGCGCAAGTCGTACGGCTCGACACCCGCCCTGGACGGCGCCTCGTTCTCCGTCCATCCCGGCGAGATCGTCGCCGTGCTGGGGCCGTCCGGCTCCGGCAAGTCGACCCTGCTGCACTGCCTCGCCGGCATCGTCACACCCGACAGCGGCACGGTCACCTACGCGGGCCGCGAGCTCTCCGCGATGTCCGACGCCGAACGCAGCGCCCTGCGCCGCAGCGATTTCGGCTTCGTCTTCCAGTTCGGACAGCTCGTCCCGGAGCTGACCTGCGTGGAGAACGTCGCCCTGCCGCTCCGCCTCAGCGGCACCAGGCGCAAGGACGCCGAACGCACCGCCCTTCGCTGGATGGAGCGCCTGGAGGTAGACGACCTCGGCGCCAAGCGTCCCGGCGAGGTCTCCGGCGGCCAGGGCCAGCGCGTCGCCATCGCCCGCGCCCTGGTCTCCTCCCCGAAGGTGATCTTCGCGGACGAGCCGACCGGCGCCCTGGACTCCCTCAACGGCGAGCGGGTGATGCAACTGCTCGGCGAGGCCGCCCGGTCCGCCGATGTCGCCGTGGTCCTGGTGACGCACGAGGCCCGCGTCGCCGCCTACTCCGACCGCGACGTCACCGTGCGCGACGGCCGGGCCCGCGACCTGGAGCACACCGCATGA
- a CDS encoding SPFH domain-containing protein: MTDQPIAVQADGAPEMPEPQVRETTAHSIPGGFGLLLTVLGVFLGVGLAIIGGALGANGHNGAGIPLLVVGVLLAVASFFCMSGVKMVAPGEARVIQLFGRYVGTIRADGLRWINPLTSSRKISTRVRNHETAVLKVNDAYGNPIELAAIVVWKVEDTAQALFEVDDFRKFVATQTEAAVRHIAIEYPYDAHDEGGLSLRGNADEITEKLAAELTARVQAAGVRIIESRFSHLAYAPEIASAMLQRQQAGAVVAARQQIVEGAVGMVEMALTRIAEQDIVELDSERKAAMVSNLMVVLCGDRAAQPVLNTGTLYQ; this comes from the coding sequence ATGACCGACCAACCGATAGCGGTGCAGGCCGACGGCGCTCCGGAGATGCCCGAGCCGCAGGTCCGGGAGACCACGGCGCACTCCATCCCCGGCGGCTTCGGCCTGCTCCTGACCGTCCTCGGTGTGTTCCTCGGCGTCGGCCTGGCGATCATCGGTGGCGCCCTGGGCGCCAACGGGCACAACGGGGCGGGGATCCCGCTCCTCGTCGTAGGGGTGCTTCTCGCCGTCGCCTCGTTCTTCTGCATGAGCGGCGTCAAGATGGTGGCGCCCGGCGAGGCCCGCGTGATCCAGCTCTTCGGCCGGTACGTCGGAACGATCCGCGCCGACGGACTGCGCTGGATCAACCCCCTGACCAGCAGCCGCAAGATCTCCACCCGGGTCCGCAACCACGAGACCGCGGTCCTCAAGGTCAACGACGCCTACGGCAACCCCATCGAGCTCGCCGCGATCGTCGTCTGGAAGGTCGAGGACACCGCGCAGGCGCTCTTCGAGGTCGACGACTTCCGGAAGTTCGTCGCCACGCAGACCGAGGCGGCCGTCCGTCACATCGCGATCGAGTACCCGTACGACGCCCACGACGAGGGCGGCCTGTCACTGCGCGGCAACGCGGACGAGATCACCGAGAAGCTGGCCGCCGAACTCACCGCCCGGGTGCAGGCCGCCGGCGTACGCATCATCGAGTCCCGCTTCAGCCACCTCGCGTACGCCCCCGAGATCGCCTCCGCGATGCTCCAGCGCCAGCAGGCGGGTGCGGTGGTCGCGGCCCGCCAGCAGATCGTCGAGGGCGCGGTCGGCATGGTCGAGATGGCGCTGACCCGGATCGCCGAACAGGACATCGTCGAACTCGACTCCGAACGCAAGGCGGCAATGGTCAGCAATCTGATGGTGGTGCTGTGCGGTGACCGCGCGGCACAACCCGTCCTGAACACGGGCACGCTCTACCAGTGA